A stretch of Vannielia litorea DNA encodes these proteins:
- a CDS encoding Hsp70 family protein, with amino-acid sequence MDRLAIDFGTSNSAAAVFAGGAVRRLPIEAGAETLPTAVFFPEGGGAMRIGAAAGAALIGGEEGRYMRALKSVLGLPLFHEKRLIEGRRRTLAEVVTAFLVQLRERSEGFTGMRFARALSGRPVHFHGDAEKDAQAEADLRGCYLAAGFEEVTFLPEPEAAAVACQGMGRSEGMGLIVDIGGGTSDFTLFRSGAEVEILASHGLRLGGTDFDRVVSLAEVMPLLGLGGELRREFGPGLLPVPAAIFVDLATWQKIPFLYAPDVRREVAGMVKLAVEPARLGRLARVLEDELGHALAFAVEKGKIAANDAGLGRIGMGMVEPGLAAELTAARMDAVLGEARAALGAAARELLARAGVAPEAVGRVILVGGSSLMGFVEAEMRTVCGGAEVLRSEAFTAVVDGLAMAAAAR; translated from the coding sequence ATGGACCGGCTGGCTATCGACTTTGGCACCTCGAACTCGGCGGCGGCGGTCTTTGCCGGCGGCGCGGTGCGCCGGTTGCCGATCGAGGCGGGGGCCGAGACCTTGCCGACGGCGGTGTTCTTCCCTGAGGGGGGCGGCGCGATGCGGATCGGCGCGGCGGCGGGCGCGGCGCTGATCGGCGGCGAGGAGGGCCGCTACATGCGCGCTCTCAAGAGCGTGCTGGGGCTGCCGCTGTTTCACGAGAAGCGGCTGATCGAGGGCAGGCGGCGCACCCTCGCGGAGGTTGTCACGGCCTTCCTGGTGCAGCTGCGGGAGCGGTCGGAGGGCTTTACCGGGATGCGCTTTGCCCGGGCGCTCTCGGGGCGGCCGGTGCATTTTCATGGCGACGCGGAGAAGGACGCGCAGGCGGAGGCGGACCTGCGGGGCTGCTACCTTGCGGCGGGGTTCGAGGAGGTGACGTTTCTGCCCGAGCCGGAGGCGGCGGCGGTGGCCTGCCAGGGGATGGGCCGGAGCGAGGGGATGGGGCTGATCGTGGACATCGGCGGCGGCACCAGCGACTTCACGCTGTTCCGCAGCGGGGCGGAGGTGGAGATCCTGGCCAGCCACGGCCTGCGGCTGGGCGGCACCGACTTTGACCGGGTGGTGAGCCTGGCGGAGGTGATGCCGCTCCTGGGGCTGGGCGGGGAGCTGCGGCGCGAATTCGGGCCGGGGCTGCTGCCGGTGCCGGCGGCGATCTTCGTGGACCTGGCGACCTGGCAGAAGATCCCGTTTCTCTACGCGCCGGATGTGCGCCGGGAGGTGGCGGGGATGGTGAAGCTGGCGGTAGAGCCTGCGCGGCTGGGGCGGCTGGCGCGGGTTCTGGAGGACGAGCTGGGCCATGCGCTGGCCTTCGCGGTGGAGAAGGGCAAGATCGCCGCGAATGACGCGGGCCTGGGCCGGATCGGGATGGGGATGGTGGAGCCGGGGCTGGCGGCGGAGCTGACGGCGGCGCGGATGGACGCGGTGCTGGGCGAGGCGCGGGCGGCCCTGGGCGCGGCGGCGCGGGAGCTGCTGGCGCGGGCGGGCGTGGCGCCGGAGGCGGTGGGCCGGGTGATCCTCGTCGGCGGGTCGAGCCTGATGGGCTTCGTGGAGGCGGAGATGCGGACGGTCTGCGGGGGCGCGGAGGTGCTGCGCTCGGAGGCTTTCACGGCGGTGGTGGACGGGTTGGCGATGGCGGCGGCCGCGCGGTAG
- a CDS encoding adenine phosphoribosyltransferase, with protein MKSVADYIRTIADFPHEGIMFRDVTTLFADPRGMRLCVDQMLHPYAGEPIDKVVGLEARGFILGGAIAHQLGTGFVPIRKKGKLPGTVISEAYTLEYGEAIMEVHDDAIQPGERILLVDDLLATGGTAEAGIKLVERLGGVITGCAFIVDLPDLGGRKRLEGLGFDVHALVAYEGA; from the coding sequence GTGAAATCCGTCGCCGACTACATCCGCACCATCGCCGACTTCCCCCACGAAGGGATCATGTTCCGCGATGTCACCACGCTCTTCGCCGACCCGCGCGGCATGCGCCTTTGCGTCGACCAGATGCTCCACCCCTACGCCGGCGAGCCGATCGACAAGGTCGTGGGCCTCGAGGCGCGCGGCTTCATCCTCGGCGGCGCCATCGCGCACCAGCTTGGCACCGGCTTCGTGCCGATCCGCAAGAAGGGCAAGCTCCCCGGCACGGTGATCTCCGAGGCCTATACGCTGGAATACGGCGAGGCGATCATGGAGGTGCATGACGATGCGATCCAGCCGGGCGAGCGCATCCTGCTGGTCGATGACCTGCTGGCCACCGGCGGCACAGCCGAAGCCGGGATCAAGCTGGTCGAGCGGCTCGGCGGCGTCATCACCGGCTGCGCCTTCATCGTCGACCTGCCAGACCTCGGCGGCCGCAAGCGGCTCGAAGGCCTGGGCTTCGACGTGCATGCGCTGGTGGCCTACGAAGGCGCCTGA